In one Vibrio sp. YMD68 genomic region, the following are encoded:
- a CDS encoding Mu transposase C-terminal domain-containing protein, producing the protein MTVLIQTSNTEISVNSELHNIVPERKVVAQNRYALVSKIETKMKEGLTEALAYHFVRREIMSGALGESVRKAVKALGRDGSFPSSSTVANWVKAYREGGIAALAPKHTGRRKKAQGWELRAQQLYLQTSKPSMAAVARKLREDENFTCTDRQVRHYLNNLPSINQHPNRLGRKLYNGSHAHYKPRTTNGIEVGDIYMADGHTMDVYLAHPETGDLWRAELIIWMDVRSRFIVGWELTDFESAANTFNSLVRTLTNHDHVPAVIYIDNGCGYKNRLVCDATAGLYARMDLSVLFAIPGNAKAKGQIERWFRTMEEDFSKMEFPRFYCGADQADEVRTRLVMEVKRANKQGKPSPLPTIFEWREKFEHWLTKYHNRPHPELKHTTPAAMFDSLRRTPVNTDLCELMKRQEKRKVARGMVRLHNRVYRHEALLAHNGQEVIVAFDWWNDEQVTIRTSEQVLVCDAPLIERAAVVSTSFMQDAKDKQLVGQTRRLQVKLGEIEARNRQALTHDEQLHHINELTIEGDYTLIEDDSQVQGDDDDLFALWMDEQ; encoded by the coding sequence ATGACTGTATTAATTCAAACATCCAACACCGAGATAAGCGTAAACAGTGAGCTGCACAACATTGTGCCAGAGCGCAAGGTAGTCGCACAAAACCGTTACGCGCTGGTATCGAAAATTGAAACCAAAATGAAGGAAGGACTCACCGAGGCATTAGCGTATCACTTTGTGCGTCGTGAAATCATGAGCGGTGCGTTGGGGGAGTCGGTTCGTAAAGCGGTGAAAGCACTCGGCCGTGACGGCTCATTTCCTTCTAGCTCGACCGTGGCGAACTGGGTAAAGGCTTATCGTGAGGGGGGCATCGCTGCACTGGCACCAAAACACACCGGACGCCGTAAGAAGGCGCAAGGTTGGGAACTTCGCGCGCAGCAGCTTTATCTTCAAACCAGTAAGCCGTCGATGGCAGCGGTGGCTCGTAAGCTTCGTGAAGATGAAAATTTCACCTGCACTGACCGTCAAGTGCGTCATTACTTAAACAATTTGCCAAGCATTAACCAACACCCAAACCGCTTAGGTCGCAAGTTGTATAACGGCAGTCATGCCCACTATAAGCCCCGCACCACAAACGGCATTGAGGTGGGTGACATCTACATGGCCGATGGTCACACGATGGATGTGTATCTCGCTCATCCTGAGACTGGAGACTTATGGCGTGCTGAGCTGATTATCTGGATGGACGTGCGCAGCCGCTTCATTGTGGGCTGGGAGCTGACTGACTTTGAAAGTGCCGCGAATACCTTCAACTCATTGGTGCGCACTCTCACCAACCATGACCATGTGCCCGCAGTGATTTATATCGATAACGGCTGCGGCTATAAAAACCGCCTTGTGTGTGATGCTACAGCAGGGTTATACGCTCGAATGGATTTGTCTGTGCTGTTTGCTATCCCTGGCAACGCAAAAGCCAAAGGCCAGATTGAACGCTGGTTTCGCACTATGGAGGAGGACTTCTCAAAAATGGAGTTTCCTCGCTTTTATTGCGGCGCTGACCAAGCCGATGAAGTGCGCACTCGATTGGTGATGGAGGTCAAGCGTGCCAACAAGCAAGGTAAACCATCGCCTCTGCCCACCATCTTCGAGTGGCGAGAGAAGTTTGAGCACTGGCTCACCAAGTATCACAACAGGCCACACCCAGAGCTGAAACACACCACGCCCGCTGCAATGTTTGACTCGTTACGTCGCACGCCCGTTAACACGGACTTATGCGAGCTCATGAAGCGTCAGGAAAAGCGTAAGGTGGCACGCGGCATGGTGCGTTTGCACAACCGTGTTTATCGCCATGAGGCACTCTTAGCCCACAACGGTCAGGAAGTGATTGTGGCCTTTGATTGGTGGAACGATGAGCAAGTGACTATCCGCACCTCAGAGCAAGTACTGGTGTGTGATGCACCACTGATTGAACGCGCTGCCGTTGTCTCGACCTCCTTTATGCAAGATGCCAAAGACAAGCAGTTAGTCGGTCAAACGCGCCGTCTACAAGTGAAACTTGGTGAGATAGAAGCGCGCAATCGTCAAGCGCTGACTCACGATGAGCAGCTTCATCATATTAATGAGTTGACCATTGAAGGTGACTACACACTTATCGAAGACGATAGCCAAGTGCAAGGCGATGACGATGACTTGTTCGCACTTTGGATGGACGAGCAATAA
- a CDS encoding AAA family ATPase, producing the protein MNLESNPIDINWPTHYNSDDVAMCETILRWIESREQSQSWLAKRARMSASLVNQVLKGKYGNERGSSPTTHIVKMHQTITHFEETEERVPVVQTSVFKLAQLCCNAVRTDRTMGAFTGIVGTGKTFALKHYVSTHPNTYMLRGRRGLNAPALIKRLISLTGTHIDKGAQLDDKFDALIDALAETDSLLIVDEAENITDMALHYIRTLHDETGVGVVLAGTEDLLGKVMPESSIFHQIGSRITFKPATIRGITRNDADQVALASFKGELDSEVLDAMWTYSAGSIRQLTKAIIPHVKRFAHGKGQELNAELIHKIAKQVLNLAPASGVRRSVQEVR; encoded by the coding sequence ATGAACCTAGAATCAAACCCAATCGATATTAACTGGCCAACGCACTACAACAGTGACGATGTGGCTATGTGTGAAACTATTTTACGCTGGATTGAGAGTCGTGAGCAGAGCCAGAGCTGGCTAGCCAAGCGTGCGCGAATGAGTGCTTCTTTGGTGAACCAGGTACTCAAAGGCAAATACGGTAATGAGCGCGGCTCTTCACCGACCACTCACATCGTAAAGATGCACCAAACTATCACCCACTTTGAAGAAACCGAAGAACGTGTACCTGTCGTCCAAACCTCCGTGTTTAAGCTAGCCCAGCTCTGCTGCAACGCTGTTCGTACTGACCGCACTATGGGCGCGTTTACAGGCATTGTTGGTACAGGAAAAACTTTCGCGCTCAAGCATTATGTCTCTACCCACCCGAACACCTACATGTTGCGTGGTCGCCGTGGACTCAATGCGCCCGCACTTATCAAGCGCCTTATCTCGTTAACAGGTACACACATCGACAAAGGTGCACAGCTTGATGACAAGTTTGATGCGCTCATCGATGCGCTGGCAGAGACCGATTCACTGTTGATAGTGGATGAAGCAGAAAACATCACGGATATGGCACTGCACTACATCCGCACCTTACATGATGAAACTGGTGTGGGCGTGGTTCTGGCAGGGACTGAAGACCTACTCGGGAAGGTGATGCCAGAGTCGTCCATTTTCCACCAAATCGGCTCTCGTATCACATTCAAGCCTGCAACCATTCGCGGCATCACTCGCAACGATGCCGACCAGGTCGCCTTGGCCAGTTTCAAAGGGGAGTTAGACAGTGAGGTTCTTGATGCAATGTGGACCTATAGCGCGGGCTCAATTCGTCAGTTAACCAAAGCCATTATCCCCCATGTGAAGCGATTTGCTCACGGTAAGGGGCAGGAGCTGAACGCTGAGCTTATTCACAAGATAGCCAAACAGGTACTCAACCTTGCCCCTGCCAGTGGCGTTCGCCGCAGTGTTCAGGAGGTGCGCTAA
- a CDS encoding DUF3164 family protein → MSKETETKKLKRPEAPEGFVYNADGDLIAMKNIPASELRKDAFVKGLVAQVKEHSNKLKVFKQDIIKAFETFREEMLEQYDTKLHSRGSGENVTAFSFDGKYKITYKTDKLKSLGPEHDAARQLARDYYDSQKNDLPHDVLLAVQDFFVKDASVAQTIKFIGMGFQDPLLLKAQEAAKDALLVIGSKCYFNFYERDEEGAYQQVHLNFSKL, encoded by the coding sequence ATGAGTAAAGAAACCGAAACAAAAAAATTAAAACGTCCAGAAGCACCTGAAGGGTTTGTGTACAACGCCGACGGTGACCTGATTGCAATGAAAAACATCCCTGCATCAGAGCTTCGCAAAGATGCTTTTGTGAAAGGTTTAGTGGCACAGGTAAAAGAACACAGCAACAAGCTAAAGGTGTTTAAACAAGACATTATCAAAGCATTTGAAACGTTCAGAGAAGAGATGCTGGAGCAGTACGATACGAAACTTCACTCTCGCGGCTCTGGTGAGAATGTCACGGCATTCAGCTTTGATGGTAAGTATAAAATCACGTACAAGACCGATAAGTTAAAGTCATTAGGCCCAGAGCACGATGCAGCCAGACAACTGGCTCGTGACTATTACGACTCACAGAAAAACGACCTGCCTCATGATGTGCTGTTAGCGGTCCAAGACTTCTTTGTTAAAGATGCCTCGGTCGCTCAGACCATCAAATTCATAGGCATGGGTTTTCAAGACCCCCTTCTGCTTAAAGCGCAGGAGGCAGCCAAGGATGCGCTGCTTGTTATTGGCAGTAAGTGTTACTTCAACTTTTACGAACGTGACGAAGAAGGCGCTTATCAGCAGGTACACCTCAATTTTTCGAAGCTGTAG
- a CDS encoding SEC-C metal-binding domain-containing protein, which yields MMDCSTGRLIELIGNPKEITELKAKFEKQNRRPLLKLTEEQATELAPLEPYKRKGRMRNKPCPCGSGNKFKDCCWAKYL from the coding sequence ATGATGGATTGCAGCACAGGTCGACTCATTGAACTAATTGGTAACCCTAAAGAAATCACTGAACTTAAAGCCAAGTTTGAAAAACAAAACCGACGTCCACTATTAAAGCTCACAGAAGAGCAAGCCACTGAGTTAGCGCCACTTGAGCCATACAAGCGCAAAGGACGAATGCGAAACAAACCGTGTCCATGTGGCAGTGGCAATAAGTTTAAAGATTGTTGCTGGGCCAAATACCTTTAA
- a CDS encoding DUF2786 domain-containing protein: MDKKKKIEKIKKLLKLSESSNQHEAALALGRAQALMKELGLTSESPQLSDVQEESIFSAIKSKTPASYIVGLISTIASAFGCHPHISRHLTLGRINVVFTGHNERPELAAYTYDVLERQLMKARKAFLSTLNKRNKQSTKTARADVFCNAWVYAVHDKVTAFALTEDESRQIEIYRQEQHPDLVTTKGREVSNKHLRGGQDAAAMAGYLSGKDAHLHQGMHGQEQTKLEHNGG; the protein is encoded by the coding sequence ATGGATAAGAAAAAAAAGATCGAGAAAATCAAAAAGCTACTCAAACTGTCCGAGTCATCGAATCAGCATGAGGCCGCGCTCGCATTGGGGCGTGCTCAAGCCTTGATGAAAGAGCTAGGGTTGACAAGCGAAAGCCCACAGCTAAGTGATGTGCAAGAGGAAAGCATATTTAGCGCCATTAAGTCCAAAACGCCAGCAAGTTATATCGTTGGGCTGATATCAACGATTGCCAGTGCGTTTGGTTGTCATCCTCATATAAGCCGCCATTTAACTCTTGGACGGATCAATGTGGTGTTTACTGGCCATAATGAACGCCCAGAACTCGCGGCTTATACCTATGATGTGCTCGAACGCCAGCTCATGAAAGCGCGAAAAGCGTTTTTATCCACACTGAACAAGCGCAACAAGCAAAGTACTAAAACCGCCAGAGCCGATGTGTTTTGTAACGCTTGGGTTTATGCCGTACATGACAAAGTCACCGCATTTGCCTTGACCGAAGATGAAAGCCGCCAGATTGAAATCTATCGTCAAGAGCAACACCCAGATTTAGTCACAACGAAAGGAAGAGAAGTATCCAATAAACACCTTCGAGGGGGACAGGATGCAGCAGCAATGGCGGGGTATCTATCAGGTAAGGATGCGCACCTTCATCAAGGGATGCATGGTCAAGAGCAAACCAAATTAGAACACAACGGAGGCTAA
- a CDS encoding regulatory protein GemA, with protein sequence MNRKTAYVQLGIASKFFSDDDEYRAFLSRYGAKKKGERVSASTMSLAQLMQACHECKRLGFIKFVSKGKKRQSHSGQAKKCYALWCELHQQGAVDNKRWQAMEAWAVKHLGLISERTSLDEATSYEWNLCIEGLKQWLRRL encoded by the coding sequence ATGAACCGCAAAACTGCATACGTTCAACTGGGTATTGCCAGCAAGTTTTTTTCCGATGATGACGAGTATCGAGCTTTTCTCTCTCGTTATGGGGCGAAAAAAAAAGGCGAGCGAGTCTCTGCAAGCACAATGAGCCTCGCTCAGTTGATGCAGGCTTGTCATGAGTGCAAGCGCCTGGGTTTTATTAAGTTCGTGTCGAAAGGTAAAAAGCGTCAGAGTCACTCTGGTCAGGCCAAAAAGTGTTACGCCTTATGGTGCGAGCTTCATCAGCAAGGTGCCGTGGACAACAAACGCTGGCAAGCCATGGAAGCGTGGGCCGTAAAACATTTAGGGCTCATATCAGAACGAACCTCACTCGATGAGGCAACGTCTTACGAGTGGAACCTATGTATAGAGGGGTTAAAACAATGGCTGAGACGACTTTGA
- a CDS encoding DUF1804 family protein, whose product MAYRQEVKDALRAKYIGGLSLPAAATYYSVTYPTAQRWKRDAKQSGDDWDKLRTAQQMGSTAENSIAQSTLSQFLRIFQETLDDIERSTKFSAEDKVKLLSSLSDTYAKVSKAAGRVDPSSWELSLVLDVMHKYGEFAQSHYPEFYAEFLNIHHHFGKEIGNHYGNK is encoded by the coding sequence ATGGCTTACCGTCAAGAAGTCAAAGACGCACTTCGAGCCAAGTATATCGGCGGGCTATCGTTGCCCGCCGCTGCCACTTACTACTCTGTGACTTATCCAACAGCACAGCGTTGGAAGCGTGATGCCAAGCAGTCTGGTGATGATTGGGATAAGCTGCGCACTGCCCAGCAAATGGGCTCCACCGCTGAAAACAGCATTGCTCAATCGACGTTATCTCAGTTTCTACGCATCTTTCAGGAAACGTTAGACGACATCGAGCGCAGTACGAAGTTTAGTGCTGAAGATAAGGTCAAGTTGCTTTCTTCCCTATCGGATACTTATGCAAAAGTCTCTAAAGCTGCTGGGCGCGTTGACCCGTCGTCGTGGGAGCTGTCTTTAGTTTTAGATGTGATGCACAAATACGGTGAGTTTGCCCAAAGCCATTATCCTGAGTTCTATGCCGAGTTTCTCAATATCCATCACCACTTTGGTAAAGAAATAGGCAATCACTATGGCAACAAATAA
- the terL gene encoding phage terminase large subunit: MKGYKKLSQREYEKELEAQYQAHLQLIETECKSFKVNKAESKKRVLQCNDVETGFRFFCMTYFPHIMTKDPSAFHEWCFQHLPAVVYTPGGQKQGLAAPRGEAKSTYVTVLFNLYCTLLELKWYTIIIMETNEQSAEKLAQIKAELIANPRLGADFPHSTGQGPTWAMNEIITANNRKIVAGGIKMKRGRNHGHHRPDLLLLDDLENDENVKSKEFRDKLENWLKKTAFKYGPPDGSMDIFYAGTVLHYDSVLNRFMKKPTWKKRAVIFKAIIEWPKRMDLWEAWEEILLNDDDGEDKAWMFYCQRKKEMDEGAIVSWPAMRSLYQLMLERSEDHEAFESEFQNTPGNAEDQPFKEIRFWVHPDPQWVFYGACDPALGKNKKACPAAVLVGGINLNAKRPTLNVIEADIARMTPTVTMHKIIEFQKEYHCMVFGVESIGFQDFMRTELIGLGQEMRVPVPARAVMPTGPMSDKDLRIMSLEPHVRNGLILLHRNLTTLTEQMRYYPESTYKDGPDCLHMLWTLAMSGARGIPRVLSGGRSRLTIDNRMPR; this comes from the coding sequence ATGAAGGGATACAAAAAGCTTAGTCAGCGTGAGTATGAAAAGGAGCTAGAAGCTCAGTACCAAGCTCATCTGCAGCTGATTGAAACCGAGTGTAAAAGTTTTAAGGTCAACAAGGCTGAGAGCAAAAAACGCGTTCTGCAATGCAACGATGTGGAGACGGGATTCCGTTTCTTCTGTATGACCTATTTTCCTCACATCATGACTAAAGACCCCTCAGCTTTTCATGAGTGGTGTTTTCAGCACCTTCCCGCTGTGGTTTATACCCCTGGAGGACAAAAGCAGGGTCTTGCAGCGCCGAGGGGGGAAGCAAAGTCGACATACGTGACAGTGCTGTTTAATCTCTATTGCACCCTCCTTGAACTCAAGTGGTATACCATCATTATCATGGAGACCAATGAGCAGTCTGCTGAAAAACTGGCTCAGATTAAAGCTGAGCTCATCGCTAACCCGAGACTGGGTGCTGACTTTCCTCATTCCACTGGCCAAGGTCCGACATGGGCAATGAATGAGATCATCACCGCCAACAACCGCAAGATTGTCGCCGGTGGTATTAAGATGAAACGTGGCCGTAATCATGGCCATCACAGACCTGATTTACTTCTTCTTGATGATCTAGAAAATGATGAAAACGTTAAGTCTAAAGAGTTTCGAGACAAGCTGGAGAATTGGCTGAAGAAAACGGCATTCAAGTATGGTCCACCCGATGGCTCTATGGACATTTTCTATGCGGGAACCGTTCTGCACTATGATAGCGTGCTCAATCGTTTCATGAAAAAGCCGACTTGGAAGAAAAGAGCTGTGATTTTCAAAGCGATCATTGAATGGCCTAAACGCATGGATCTATGGGAAGCCTGGGAGGAAATCCTACTCAATGATGACGATGGTGAAGACAAAGCTTGGATGTTCTATTGCCAACGTAAAAAGGAAATGGATGAAGGTGCGATTGTTTCTTGGCCAGCGATGCGCTCACTTTACCAACTTATGCTTGAACGCAGTGAAGATCACGAAGCCTTTGAGTCGGAATTTCAAAACACGCCAGGTAACGCTGAAGACCAGCCGTTTAAAGAGATTCGATTTTGGGTTCATCCCGATCCGCAGTGGGTCTTTTATGGAGCATGTGACCCAGCACTTGGAAAAAACAAAAAAGCCTGCCCCGCGGCAGTATTAGTAGGTGGTATTAACCTTAACGCTAAGCGTCCTACGCTTAATGTCATTGAAGCTGATATAGCGCGAATGACACCCACGGTCACCATGCACAAAATCATCGAATTTCAAAAAGAGTACCACTGCATGGTTTTTGGTGTGGAATCGATAGGATTTCAGGACTTTATGCGCACTGAACTGATTGGACTCGGTCAAGAGATGCGTGTGCCTGTCCCAGCGCGTGCGGTTATGCCAACAGGACCAATGTCCGATAAAGACTTACGCATCATGAGCTTAGAGCCTCATGTCCGAAATGGACTTATCTTGCTGCATCGCAATTTAACCACATTGACTGAACAAATGCGTTATTACCCAGAATCGACATACAAAGATGGGCCCGATTGCCTGCACATGTTATGGACATTAGCAATGAGCGGAGCCAGAGGTATTCCCAGAGTGTTAAGCGGTGGTCGCTCAAGATTAACGATTGATAACAGGATGCCGAGATGA